In Sphingobacterium zeae, one genomic interval encodes:
- a CDS encoding DUF1345 domain-containing protein, producing the protein MARINDYLHQMKSIDRALLSVGMFLLIYFISPIQSLPLLNLLLCWLGFCVSYIAISWFTFYTMSIGTMAKKAQKEDGSRLFVSLFIILVTIGCFVSVLMIIISSKDKQLKDAYIIVICILAMMASWILVHTIYTFHYARLYYENRSDGDGLEFPGDDKPDYLDFAYFSFVMGCTFQVSDVGISSKKIRRVALFHGLLSFALNTFVVALTINIISGLIN; encoded by the coding sequence ATGGCTAGAATAAACGACTACTTACATCAAATGAAATCCATTGATCGCGCATTGCTTTCAGTGGGCATGTTTTTACTGATCTACTTTATTTCTCCAATCCAATCCCTTCCGCTATTAAACCTGCTGCTATGTTGGCTGGGGTTCTGTGTATCTTACATCGCCATATCCTGGTTTACATTTTATACCATGTCGATTGGAACAATGGCAAAGAAAGCGCAAAAAGAAGATGGAAGCCGACTTTTTGTCTCCTTATTCATCATTTTGGTCACTATAGGTTGCTTTGTTTCTGTGCTGATGATCATTATATCCAGCAAGGACAAACAGCTGAAGGATGCGTATATTATCGTCATTTGCATATTAGCCATGATGGCTTCATGGATATTGGTTCATACCATCTATACTTTTCATTATGCACGTCTATATTACGAAAATAGGTCCGATGGTGATGGCTTAGAGTTTCCCGGTGACGACAAACCTGATTATCTGGATTTTGCATACTTTTCATTCGTGATGGGATGCACCTTTCAAGTATCCGACGTGGGGATATCTTCAAAAAAGATCCGGAGGGTAGCACTTTTTCACGGTCTCCTCTCCTTCGCTTTAAATACATTTGTTGTTGCATTAACAATAAATATCATTTCTGGATTAATCAATTGA
- a CDS encoding aspartate kinase: MQVFKFGGASVKDAESVRNSARIISKYKGDALLVVISAMGKMTNLLERLTKEYVNNTGNPQQTLDEAKQFHFHILQELFPEGEHPIFDEVANCFVEIEWILEEEPQDSYDYLFDQIVSMGEIISTKIVAAYVASIGEKVKWLDARDYIFTDNTYREAVVDWNKTEEKIRAELPAILDEYIVITQGFLGSTSENFTTTLGREGSDYSAAIFASCLNAENVTIWKDVPGVLNADPKWFEKTELIPELSYTDAIELTYYGATVIHPKTIKPLQNKKIALNVRSFVDPDSPGTMIRSTNQTLPVPSFIFKVNQIFISISPRDFSFIVEDNLRDIFNLFHEHRIKINMMHNTAINFTVSVDDTGKNLVDLINELEQRFKVKYESGLELITIRYYNQETIDRVLVDKEVISELKDTYTCQLLVKKI, encoded by the coding sequence ATGCAGGTTTTTAAATTTGGAGGTGCATCCGTCAAGGATGCTGAAAGTGTCAGAAACTCAGCACGGATTATCTCAAAATACAAAGGCGACGCCTTGCTCGTTGTCATATCCGCTATGGGAAAGATGACCAACCTTCTCGAAAGATTGACCAAAGAATATGTTAATAACACGGGCAACCCACAGCAGACACTGGATGAGGCCAAACAATTTCACTTTCATATCCTTCAAGAATTATTTCCTGAGGGTGAACACCCGATATTTGATGAAGTCGCAAACTGTTTTGTCGAGATCGAGTGGATTTTAGAGGAGGAGCCTCAAGATTCATACGACTATCTTTTCGATCAAATTGTATCGATGGGTGAAATTATCTCCACAAAAATCGTTGCGGCCTATGTAGCTTCGATTGGTGAAAAAGTAAAATGGCTCGATGCACGTGATTATATATTCACGGACAATACCTATCGTGAGGCTGTCGTCGACTGGAACAAAACGGAAGAAAAAATTCGCGCAGAGCTCCCCGCTATTCTCGACGAATACATTGTCATCACACAAGGATTTTTGGGCTCTACTTCGGAGAATTTCACAACCACCTTAGGCCGTGAAGGGTCTGACTATTCTGCAGCAATATTTGCATCCTGTTTAAATGCCGAAAACGTAACGATCTGGAAAGATGTACCGGGGGTACTCAATGCCGATCCCAAATGGTTTGAAAAGACTGAACTCATTCCTGAATTATCTTATACCGATGCGATAGAGCTTACCTATTATGGTGCAACGGTCATCCATCCGAAAACCATCAAGCCCTTACAGAATAAGAAAATTGCATTGAATGTACGCTCTTTTGTCGATCCTGACTCGCCAGGAACAATGATCAGGAGTACGAATCAGACTTTGCCCGTTCCGTCTTTCATCTTTAAGGTGAACCAGATTTTCATTTCAATCTCGCCAAGGGATTTCTCCTTTATCGTGGAAGATAATTTAAGGGACATTTTCAATCTATTCCATGAGCACCGTATCAAAATAAATATGATGCATAATACAGCCATCAATTTCACCGTTTCGGTAGACGATACAGGAAAAAATCTGGTGGACTTAATTAACGAGCTCGAGCAGCGATTCAAAGTCAAATATGAATCGGGACTTGAACTGATTACTATTCGCTATTACAACCAGGAGACCATTGATCGAGTTCTGGTTGATAAGGAGGTGATAAGCGAACTAAAAGACACCTATACTTGCCAGCTTCTCGTAAAGAAAATATAA
- the gdhA gene encoding NADP-specific glutamate dehydrogenase: MSKNYNDFISIVEKRNPNEPEFLQAVKEVTEDLFPYITENHPEFFEQKILERLTEPERIISFRVTWLDDNHEVQVNRGYRVQMNSAIGPYKGGLRFAPSVNQSILKFLAFEQVFKNSLTGLPIGGGKGGSDFDPKGKSDNEIMRFCQSFMTELYRHIGADTDVPAGDIGVGGREIGYLFGQFKRLQNNFTGVLTGKGELWGGSYIRPEATGYGLLYFVDCIFKHQGKSLKGKVATVSGAGNVAFYAVEKALQLGAKVITVSNSLGTLYDPDGFDAEKMAFGATLGRSLDQYPSKYPNAQFFPGQKPWQFKCDIALPCATQNELDESDAKMLVANGCTCVAEGANMPSTAEAIKVFLDAKISFAPGKAANAGGVAVSGLEMSQNSIRTQWCTEEVDNRLKTIMESIHETCLKYGKESEFVNYLKGANIGGFIKVANAMKAQGIV, encoded by the coding sequence ATGTCAAAAAATTATAACGACTTTATCTCCATCGTTGAGAAACGAAATCCAAATGAACCAGAATTCTTACAAGCTGTAAAAGAAGTTACCGAGGACCTTTTTCCTTACATTACAGAAAACCATCCCGAGTTTTTCGAACAAAAGATTCTCGAAAGACTTACTGAACCAGAGCGTATTATATCTTTCCGGGTAACTTGGTTGGACGATAACCATGAAGTACAGGTAAATCGCGGATACCGTGTTCAAATGAACAGTGCTATTGGTCCTTATAAGGGCGGTCTTCGCTTCGCTCCTTCCGTGAACCAAAGCATCCTTAAATTTCTTGCTTTTGAACAGGTATTTAAAAATAGTTTGACCGGGTTGCCAATTGGCGGCGGCAAAGGCGGCTCCGATTTTGATCCCAAAGGAAAATCGGATAATGAGATCATGCGTTTTTGTCAGAGTTTCATGACCGAGCTTTATCGTCATATTGGCGCTGACACAGATGTTCCTGCCGGAGATATTGGTGTTGGAGGACGTGAAATAGGCTATTTATTCGGTCAATTTAAGCGCTTGCAAAATAACTTTACTGGAGTTCTTACCGGTAAAGGTGAGTTGTGGGGCGGTTCTTATATACGTCCAGAAGCCACAGGTTATGGCTTATTGTATTTTGTTGACTGTATTTTCAAACATCAGGGAAAATCATTGAAAGGTAAAGTAGCGACTGTTTCTGGTGCAGGCAACGTAGCATTCTACGCGGTTGAAAAAGCATTACAGCTCGGTGCTAAAGTGATCACAGTATCAAACAGTTTAGGAACATTGTATGATCCGGATGGTTTTGATGCCGAAAAAATGGCCTTTGGAGCGACATTAGGAAGAAGTTTGGATCAATATCCATCCAAATACCCGAATGCTCAGTTCTTCCCAGGCCAAAAGCCTTGGCAATTTAAATGCGATATTGCATTACCTTGTGCAACGCAAAATGAATTGGACGAATCCGATGCTAAAATGCTAGTGGCAAATGGTTGTACCTGTGTAGCCGAAGGTGCTAATATGCCTTCCACAGCGGAAGCTATTAAAGTATTTCTAGATGCAAAGATCAGTTTCGCCCCAGGTAAGGCAGCGAATGCCGGTGGAGTTGCTGTCAGCGGCTTGGAAATGTCTCAAAACTCCATCCGTACACAATGGTGTACCGAAGAGGTCGACAATCGCTTAAAAACCATTATGGAGAGTATCCACGAAACCTGTTTAAAATATGGTAAGGAAAGTGAATTTGTAAATTACTTAAAAGGTGCCAATATTGGTGGCTTTATCAAGGTTGCAAATGCCATGAAAGCCCAAGGTATCGTCTAG
- a CDS encoding endonuclease MutS2, translating to MVYPINAIDKLGFSEIKDKIRQKCLSESGRDLVDKIQPQTRFDQIDRFLRQTSEFKDLLVNDSAFPVENFFPLRSIIEKARVEGAFLLEEEFFKVLLSLKTVYAIIRYFNEREGLYPNLEILFEHLPIEKGIIRDIEMVIDERGKLKNNASRLLLEITQQIQKAEQEALKRINSIFKSAQDSGWTADGNLTIRDGRLCIPVLAENKRKLKGLIHDESATGQTAYIEPEEVFQLNNKIRDLEFERRREVIRILVELTNKVRPHLPLLLSYHGLLTKVDFVRAKALFALDIEAEMPELSKEVEINLVNARHPLLLLNHHHTVVPLNIQIDDVQRVIVVSGPNAGGKSVCMKTVGLLQIMVQSGLLIPADPTTKVGVFKQIFADIGDDQSIESDLSTYSAHLSKMKYFTEFANGRTLVLIDEFGTGTDPLFGGPIAEAVLESLNKKQIRGVVTTHYSNLKVFASNSPGLENASMLFDNREMKPMYILQIGKPGSSYAFEIAQKIGLGKEILSSAKSKIGVEQKKVDNLLIDLEREKKEVFDTKVAIIKREKELETLKAEYLELQTYLEENKKVILKKAKEEAQQIIKNSNKLIENTVAQIKSVKADKEKTRELRNNLDQALQAVLPKEQKPAKQAIKENVQESTELTVGDWVQILDNGAEAQVVEIAKNNLILAMGELRTVQKRKNVIKLVGREGKKSAKSLSRSTSAGSVADFKPEIDLRGMRTEDALHELERVLDRAVMIGYPSLKIIHGKGDGILRKFIRDYLRKYSHVSRFEDEHQDRGGDGITYAYL from the coding sequence ATGGTATATCCAATAAATGCAATAGATAAGCTCGGATTTTCCGAGATAAAAGATAAAATAAGACAAAAATGCTTGAGCGAATCGGGTAGGGATTTGGTAGATAAAATTCAACCGCAGACCCGTTTTGATCAGATTGATCGATTTTTACGACAGACCAGTGAGTTTAAAGACCTTCTGGTGAATGACAGTGCATTTCCTGTCGAGAATTTTTTTCCACTTCGGTCCATTATCGAAAAAGCTCGGGTAGAGGGAGCTTTTTTGCTTGAAGAGGAGTTCTTTAAAGTATTACTTTCATTAAAGACTGTCTACGCTATCATCCGTTATTTTAACGAACGTGAGGGGCTTTATCCCAATCTTGAGATTCTCTTTGAACATTTACCGATAGAGAAAGGCATTATTCGCGATATCGAAATGGTGATCGACGAGCGTGGAAAGCTCAAAAATAATGCTTCGCGATTGCTGCTGGAGATCACGCAACAGATTCAAAAGGCCGAGCAGGAAGCTTTAAAGCGCATTAACAGTATCTTTAAAAGTGCGCAGGATAGTGGATGGACCGCCGATGGCAATCTTACCATCCGCGATGGAAGGCTTTGTATTCCCGTCTTAGCGGAGAATAAAAGAAAGCTTAAAGGTCTGATCCATGATGAATCTGCTACAGGTCAAACGGCTTATATAGAGCCTGAAGAAGTCTTTCAGCTCAACAATAAAATTAGAGATTTAGAATTTGAACGCCGACGAGAAGTGATTCGTATCCTAGTGGAATTGACCAATAAAGTTCGTCCGCACCTTCCGTTGTTGCTTTCTTATCATGGACTACTGACAAAAGTAGATTTTGTACGTGCAAAAGCACTTTTTGCTTTGGATATTGAGGCTGAAATGCCCGAATTGTCTAAAGAAGTGGAGATTAATTTGGTGAATGCTAGGCATCCACTTTTATTATTGAATCACCATCATACTGTTGTGCCGCTGAATATACAAATTGACGATGTCCAGCGTGTAATTGTTGTTTCGGGACCAAATGCAGGGGGTAAATCCGTCTGCATGAAAACGGTAGGCCTATTGCAGATCATGGTGCAATCTGGGCTATTAATTCCTGCAGACCCAACGACGAAAGTGGGCGTTTTTAAGCAGATATTTGCAGATATAGGGGATGATCAATCGATAGAAAGTGATTTAAGTACCTATAGTGCGCATCTCTCTAAAATGAAATATTTTACGGAATTTGCCAATGGGCGTACCTTGGTTTTAATCGATGAGTTTGGAACCGGTACCGATCCTTTGTTTGGTGGACCTATCGCTGAAGCGGTATTAGAATCGCTCAATAAAAAGCAGATTAGAGGCGTAGTGACGACACACTATTCTAATCTGAAGGTATTTGCGAGCAATTCGCCCGGTTTAGAGAATGCTTCGATGTTATTTGACAACCGCGAAATGAAACCAATGTATATTCTGCAGATCGGTAAACCGGGAAGTTCGTATGCATTTGAAATTGCTCAAAAAATTGGCTTAGGCAAGGAAATATTGTCGTCTGCGAAAAGCAAAATTGGTGTGGAGCAAAAGAAAGTTGACAACCTTTTGATTGATCTCGAAAGAGAGAAGAAAGAGGTGTTTGATACCAAAGTAGCGATTATTAAGCGGGAGAAAGAACTTGAGACCCTCAAAGCAGAATACCTGGAACTTCAAACCTATCTAGAAGAAAATAAAAAAGTTATTCTGAAGAAGGCTAAAGAAGAAGCGCAACAGATTATAAAGAATTCAAATAAACTCATTGAAAATACGGTTGCTCAAATTAAATCTGTCAAAGCAGATAAAGAAAAGACCCGTGAATTGCGCAATAACTTAGATCAGGCACTCCAGGCCGTACTGCCTAAAGAACAAAAGCCGGCAAAGCAGGCCATCAAAGAAAACGTTCAAGAATCTACGGAATTAACTGTTGGGGACTGGGTTCAAATTTTAGATAATGGTGCTGAGGCACAGGTGGTAGAAATTGCTAAAAATAATCTTATTCTTGCTATGGGCGAATTGCGTACCGTACAAAAGCGGAAGAATGTGATTAAACTAGTGGGACGGGAAGGAAAAAAATCTGCCAAAAGTTTATCAAGGTCAACATCTGCAGGTTCGGTGGCGGACTTTAAGCCTGAAATTGATCTAAGGGGGATGCGAACGGAGGATGCGCTTCATGAGTTGGAACGCGTGCTGGACAGGGCGGTAATGATAGGTTATCCATCGCTAAAAATTATCCATGGCAAAGGAGATGGTATTTTGCGTAAGTTTATCCGTGATTATCTCCGCAAATATAGTCATGTTAGTCGTTTTGAGGACGAACATCAAGACCGTGGTGGTGATGGTATCACCTATGCTTATCTGTAG
- a CDS encoding YggS family pyridoxal phosphate-dependent enzyme → MSIASNLEALRLETEAVGVQLVAVSKTKSNSDIMEAYEAGQRIFGENHVQELVEKAELLPKDIQWHMIGHLQTNKVKYIAPFISLIASVDSLKLLKEINKHAQKSKRTIDCLLQVYIAEEDTKFGFDHAELIELLRDDEFLALKNIRICGLMGIASNTDNQKVIKAEFYELKMLFDGVKASFYRKDEHFNILSMGMSSDYKLAIGEGSTMVRIGSTIFGKRVIKHFKNND, encoded by the coding sequence ATGAGTATTGCTAGTAATTTAGAAGCGTTAAGATTGGAGACTGAAGCTGTCGGCGTACAACTTGTGGCTGTATCGAAGACAAAATCCAACTCAGATATCATGGAAGCCTATGAGGCCGGACAACGTATTTTTGGCGAAAACCACGTTCAAGAGTTGGTTGAGAAAGCGGAGCTTTTACCCAAAGATATTCAGTGGCATATGATTGGCCATCTTCAAACGAATAAGGTCAAGTATATTGCTCCTTTCATCAGTCTAATTGCCTCTGTTGATTCGCTCAAATTATTGAAGGAAATTAACAAACATGCTCAAAAATCCAAACGCACCATAGATTGTCTTTTACAAGTTTATATTGCTGAGGAAGACACCAAGTTTGGTTTTGATCATGCTGAACTCATCGAACTGCTCCGCGACGATGAATTTCTTGCATTGAAGAACATCCGTATTTGCGGTTTGATGGGGATAGCCTCCAATACCGATAACCAGAAAGTAATAAAAGCTGAATTCTATGAGCTTAAAATGTTGTTTGATGGGGTAAAAGCAAGTTTCTACAGAAAAGATGAACATTTCAACATTCTTTCCATGGGCATGTCCTCCGACTATAAATTGGCGATAGGCGAAGGTTCGACCATGGTGCGTATAGGAAGTACAATCTTTGGAAAAAGAGTAATCAAACACTTTAAAAACAATGACTAA
- a CDS encoding GNAT family N-acetyltransferase, which yields MTKPLIREAIKSDCPRMLELINELAIFEKAPDEVTVSLSEFEDAGFGKSPVWGAFVAEVAGEIVGISLYYTRYSTWKGRRLYLEDLIVTENMRGSGIGKLLFDQTLAHGKQCGYHGMVWQVLDWNEPAIKFYEKYKADFDAGWLNVSITY from the coding sequence ATGACTAAACCACTTATAAGAGAAGCTATTAAATCTGACTGCCCACGGATGCTCGAATTGATCAATGAACTGGCCATCTTCGAAAAAGCACCCGATGAGGTCACGGTCTCACTTTCTGAGTTTGAGGATGCAGGATTTGGAAAATCCCCTGTCTGGGGTGCATTTGTCGCAGAAGTAGCGGGCGAAATTGTCGGCATTTCATTATATTATACCAGATATTCAACCTGGAAAGGCCGAAGACTCTATTTGGAAGATCTAATTGTGACAGAAAATATGCGCGGATCAGGAATTGGAAAACTACTTTTCGATCAGACGCTGGCCCACGGCAAACAGTGCGGTTACCATGGCATGGTATGGCAGGTCTTAGACTGGAATGAACCGGCCATTAAGTTTTATGAAAAATATAAAGCGGACTTTGATGCCGGATGGCTCAATGTATCCATTACTTATTAA
- a CDS encoding LLM class flavin-dependent oxidoreductase: protein MDKIALSALDLAPIKKGENTASALARTVKIAQHIEQLDFKRIWVAEHHNMEYIASSATSLLIQHIASNTNRIRVGSGGIMLPNHSPLVIAEQFGTLETLFPGRIDLGLGRAPGTDQLTAMALRRNNLNTAFQFPQEVKDLQRYFSANNFDAKVRAFPGEGLDIPLYILGSSTDSAYLAASLGLPYAFATHFAPAQFASASMIYHQNFVPSDVLEKPYFMSCVNVIAADSNEEAEFLATSFFNLFAGIVTNTRRPLSEPTPEVIYKGIPAIEQAVKSMASCAFIGDKANIRPQIEKFVKDHKVDEIIATSYIFDDEKCLKSFSLLKEALA, encoded by the coding sequence ATGGATAAAATAGCATTATCAGCATTGGATTTGGCTCCTATAAAAAAAGGAGAAAATACAGCTAGCGCATTGGCCCGTACGGTCAAAATTGCCCAACATATAGAACAACTGGATTTTAAGAGGATTTGGGTTGCAGAGCATCACAATATGGAATATATCGCGAGTTCAGCAACATCCCTTTTGATACAACATATTGCATCAAACACAAACCGTATTCGTGTAGGATCTGGCGGAATAATGTTGCCAAATCATTCCCCCTTGGTTATTGCAGAGCAGTTTGGAACTTTAGAAACCTTATTTCCGGGCCGTATTGACCTCGGTTTAGGACGTGCTCCAGGTACAGACCAACTAACGGCAATGGCTTTACGCAGAAACAACCTAAATACCGCCTTTCAATTTCCTCAAGAAGTGAAAGATCTGCAACGTTACTTTAGCGCAAACAATTTCGATGCAAAAGTACGTGCCTTTCCGGGTGAAGGTTTGGATATACCCCTGTACATTTTGGGATCAAGTACCGACAGTGCCTATCTGGCGGCAAGCTTAGGGCTTCCTTATGCTTTTGCGACACATTTTGCACCAGCGCAATTTGCTTCGGCAAGTATGATCTATCATCAAAACTTCGTCCCATCTGACGTGCTGGAGAAACCTTATTTTATGTCGTGCGTCAATGTTATCGCCGCAGACAGCAACGAAGAAGCAGAATTTTTAGCCACCAGTTTCTTCAATCTCTTTGCTGGCATCGTCACAAATACAAGAAGACCATTATCAGAACCCACTCCGGAGGTAATTTACAAAGGTATACCGGCAATAGAGCAAGCTGTCAAGAGTATGGCTTCATGTGCTTTCATTGGTGACAAAGCCAATATACGTCCACAAATAGAGAAATTTGTAAAAGACCACAAAGTAGATGAAATTATCGCTACTTCCTATATTTTCGACGATGAAAAATGCCTTAAGTCATTTTCCTTGTTAAAAGAAGCACTCGCTTAA
- a CDS encoding DUF4296 domain-containing protein, with protein sequence MLRLILNLLAVIFLFAACVRTGGKDIISESEFVDALTEIQLTDSYLNILPIDSARKVILPLYQVTFDKYGLDSVSFKKNLDYYGKDAEVMSAIYKKVEENLTKENKFYADIDRRKQDSIRSRDSIVNVRIQDSTNRVMRAQQAYQERIAALIHYTPDTAKLSFREAASSFNRYFQMKTGISVDGYLMNQLAVGSPTLPVDASSGAGSISGKDTIRTPKEVPLRQLPTTELDRGPVLSPPRQMKPPVKL encoded by the coding sequence ATGCTACGATTAATACTGAATCTACTTGCAGTCATTTTTTTATTTGCTGCCTGTGTACGTACAGGGGGCAAAGATATTATCTCCGAAAGTGAGTTTGTGGATGCACTTACCGAAATTCAATTGACAGATTCATACCTCAATATTTTGCCTATCGACAGCGCGCGCAAAGTCATATTGCCTTTGTACCAAGTTACCTTCGATAAATATGGTTTGGATTCCGTTTCTTTTAAAAAAAATCTGGACTATTATGGAAAGGATGCAGAAGTCATGTCTGCTATTTATAAAAAAGTGGAAGAAAATCTAACGAAAGAAAATAAGTTTTATGCAGATATTGATAGGAGAAAACAAGATTCTATCCGTAGCAGAGACTCGATTGTTAATGTACGTATTCAGGATAGTACCAATCGGGTTATGCGTGCGCAACAGGCTTATCAGGAAAGAATTGCCGCACTTATTCATTATACTCCAGATACAGCAAAATTGAGTTTTAGAGAAGCCGCTTCGTCTTTTAATCGCTATTTCCAAATGAAAACCGGTATCAGTGTAGATGGTTATCTTATGAATCAACTAGCTGTAGGCAGTCCAACTTTACCAGTTGATGCGTCTTCGGGCGCAGGGAGTATTTCGGGTAAGGATACTATACGAACACCGAAGGAGGTTCCACTTCGGCAGTTACCAACGACAGAACTGGACAGAGGACCAGTGCTCAGTCCGCCGAGGCAAATGAAGCCTCCGGTAAAACTTTAA
- a CDS encoding class I SAM-dependent methyltransferase: MNTLILQEEIQQFLDRNAEQSPAKIALKKSPFEGISPSELATQLDGKQRASTKIPLWANTPGIYFPPKLNLEQCSSEKTALFKSTLINEGTHLVDVTSGFGVDSFYFSKRAAQVTACELNPELAAISKHNAAVLAADNLHVIAANGVDYILNDATKRFDYIYLDPSRRVQNKKVFLLDECEPNLVRLQDDFFRHSDSIISKLAPLLDITSALQQLRYVKDVYVLSLQNDCKELIFVQEIGYEGEAAIHAVRLFHGQQQVVSFTYESERAVVNEYSEPLSYLYEPDVALSKAGAFKTIGQLFDVKKLHKNTHLYTSDKQIENFPGKTFVIKQVESFSDFKKNKQSMQAGIIAKNFPLKTAEIKKKFKIRDGGNSFLFFTTTVNDQFSVIHTQRILE, encoded by the coding sequence ATGAATACACTGATCCTTCAAGAGGAGATTCAGCAGTTTCTGGATAGAAACGCGGAGCAGTCTCCTGCTAAAATTGCACTTAAAAAATCTCCTTTTGAAGGAATATCGCCGTCCGAGCTTGCTACTCAACTGGACGGGAAGCAACGCGCAAGCACAAAAATCCCCCTGTGGGCCAATACGCCAGGAATCTATTTTCCCCCCAAGCTTAACTTGGAGCAATGTTCTTCGGAGAAAACAGCATTATTTAAAAGCACACTGATAAATGAGGGAACGCACTTAGTGGATGTCACCAGTGGTTTTGGTGTAGATAGCTTTTACTTCTCAAAACGGGCCGCACAGGTTACTGCCTGTGAATTAAATCCTGAATTGGCAGCCATCTCAAAACATAATGCGGCTGTATTAGCGGCAGACAATCTTCACGTCATTGCCGCTAACGGTGTGGATTACATCCTCAATGACGCAACCAAACGATTCGATTACATCTACCTGGATCCCTCCCGAAGAGTTCAAAACAAAAAAGTGTTCCTATTGGATGAATGCGAACCTAATTTAGTCCGGTTGCAGGATGACTTTTTCCGGCACTCGGATAGCATTATCAGCAAACTTGCACCACTACTTGACATCACTTCCGCCCTACAGCAATTGCGGTATGTCAAAGATGTGTATGTGCTGTCGCTGCAGAATGACTGCAAAGAACTTATTTTCGTGCAAGAAATAGGATATGAGGGTGAAGCTGCCATTCATGCTGTGCGGTTATTCCATGGGCAACAACAGGTCGTATCCTTTACCTATGAAAGTGAACGCGCCGTGGTTAATGAATACAGTGAACCACTGTCCTATTTGTATGAACCAGATGTTGCACTTTCCAAAGCAGGAGCCTTTAAAACCATTGGACAGCTATTTGATGTCAAAAAATTACATAAAAACACGCACCTCTACACTTCAGATAAACAGATTGAAAATTTTCCAGGCAAAACATTCGTTATAAAGCAAGTGGAGTCCTTCAGTGATTTCAAAAAAAATAAACAGTCAATGCAAGCAGGGATTATTGCCAAAAATTTTCCGCTCAAAACAGCAGAAATCAAGAAGAAGTTCAAAATCAGAGATGGAGGAAATTCGTTCCTATTCTTTACGACAACCGTCAATGATCAATTTAGTGTCATACATACACAACGAATTTTAGAATAG
- a CDS encoding DUF3298 and DUF4163 domain-containing protein → MRFHFSLKILVISYLFYACNGQSAPADGIQLADTLSYSKKSIDEHSNYFLKEENRLDTTYFRAKYPVFAEDKINDLITDIVHLEGDTSMQEAAHRFINAYNEYVEDNNGRSTATWNRQLQVDVIANTPVFLGIRTQQEEYTGGAHGDHFTLYSNFDRQSNKQIVIDDIIQSQHKDEFVKIAEQYFRTKEGLSSDELLNGKYFFEDGKFALAANFTFEKDDILFHYNVYEIKSYAEGMTELRIPYAAFRHLISDKGLQYIHSIK, encoded by the coding sequence ATGCGGTTTCATTTTTCCTTAAAAATTTTAGTTATCAGCTATCTGTTTTACGCTTGCAATGGCCAAAGTGCACCTGCTGATGGTATTCAACTTGCAGATACACTCTCCTATAGTAAAAAAAGCATAGACGAGCATAGCAATTATTTTCTAAAGGAAGAAAATCGACTGGACACGACGTATTTTCGCGCAAAATATCCTGTTTTTGCGGAAGATAAGATCAATGATCTCATTACCGATATTGTTCATCTCGAAGGCGATACCAGTATGCAGGAGGCTGCCCATCGTTTTATTAATGCTTACAATGAATATGTAGAGGATAATAACGGCAGATCTACGGCAACCTGGAACCGGCAGCTACAGGTCGATGTGATCGCCAATACGCCAGTTTTTCTGGGTATTAGAACCCAACAAGAAGAGTATACGGGCGGTGCGCATGGTGACCACTTTACCCTTTATTCAAATTTCGATAGACAGTCAAACAAACAGATTGTGATTGATGACATTATTCAATCACAGCATAAAGATGAGTTTGTCAAAATCGCTGAGCAATATTTCCGTACAAAGGAAGGGTTAAGTAGCGATGAACTATTAAATGGAAAGTATTTTTTTGAAGACGGTAAGTTTGCGCTCGCAGCTAATTTTACGTTCGAAAAAGACGACATCCTATTTCATTACAATGTTTATGAAATCAAATCCTATGCTGAAGGGATGACTGAATTGCGCATTCCCTACGCCGCTTTCAGGCATTTGATTTCAGACAAAGGATTACAGTATATTCATAGTATTAAATAG